From Hartmannibacter diazotrophicus, a single genomic window includes:
- a CDS encoding phage major tail tube protein — translation MQPLYVLQAVDVRRATVAGSSRATTVQKLVIPPIKFMNANHNPGGGVMSVDFTLPRTEPIEPTFMVKGIDTDIFDGMGFADEWTFAGAFRDKQSGAMVPMRAVIKGAISEWEPDESDPADFIGCNHIFKEVTHFDLTMDGKELYYIDFWERVLRVSGNDLFADIRSALGA, via the coding sequence ATGCAGCCTCTCTACGTGCTCCAGGCGGTGGACGTTCGCCGCGCGACCGTTGCCGGATCCAGCCGGGCGACGACGGTGCAAAAGCTCGTCATCCCGCCGATCAAGTTCATGAACGCCAACCACAACCCGGGTGGCGGCGTGATGAGCGTCGACTTCACCCTGCCGCGCACCGAGCCGATCGAGCCGACCTTCATGGTCAAGGGCATCGACACGGACATCTTCGACGGCATGGGCTTTGCCGACGAGTGGACCTTTGCCGGCGCCTTCCGGGACAAGCAGTCCGGGGCCATGGTGCCGATGCGCGCCGTCATCAAGGGCGCGATCTCCGAATGGGAGCCGGACGAAAGCGACCCGGCCGACTTCATCGGCTGCAATCACATCTTCAAGGAAGTGACCCACTTCGACCTGACGATGGACGGCAAGGAACTCTACTACATCGACTTCTGGGAGCGGGTGCTGCGCGTGAGCGGCAATGACCTCTTCGCCGACATTCGCTCGGCGCTCGGCGCCTGA
- a CDS encoding phage tail assembly protein — protein MSKPKSATVTLEFPIEEVDGTPLETPITQLTFRRMKAKDALTMEGIDGKTEAGFALYAALAGVEPAVIAELDTDDLTAITEKVAPLMGKSGEAMLRQAMAKAAAEAAKASGETSSSDSDGKPDAP, from the coding sequence ATGAGCAAGCCGAAGAGCGCCACCGTCACGCTGGAATTTCCGATCGAGGAGGTGGATGGCACCCCTCTTGAGACGCCGATCACGCAACTCACCTTCCGCCGCATGAAGGCCAAGGATGCCCTGACCATGGAAGGCATCGACGGCAAGACCGAGGCCGGCTTTGCCCTCTACGCCGCCCTTGCCGGCGTCGAGCCGGCGGTGATCGCCGAACTCGACACCGACGACCTGACTGCGATCACAGAGAAGGTGGCCCCCCTCATGGGAAAGTCGGGGGAGGCGATGCTGCGCCAGGCGATGGCGAAGGCAGCGGCGGAGGCGGCGAAAGCCTCTGGCGAGACCTCATCCTCCGATTCGGACGGGAAGCCCGATGCCCCCTGA
- a CDS encoding phage tail tape measure protein translates to MILTSELIVSLIDQVTAPARAAAASVGRLKDAAKSNAEQMAAMRGSMIGAVAGAAALATAMVAPVHSALAFESAMADVKKVVNFETPQAFADMKKQVLDLSTELPMTATGIADIVAAAGQAGMADRELAQFAEMAAKVGIAFDISAGQAGESLAKIKTALDLSVDETGKLADAINYLSNTSASSAPDILDFMRRVGSQGKQYGFTAAQTAAIGSAMIAAGAQADVAGTSFANVGRALARGANATKSQRKAFAAIGLDAKKVAKSLQVDAVGTLNDVIERIRALPKHLQASTISSLFGDEARAIAPLIENADLLKKSLGAVADEASYLGSAQAEYETRAATAGNAIQLLRNIVEKLSISIGTALLPAIVDVVKAISPYISALADLAIAHPVAVQAIVALVGGLVALKIASIAARFAFLALKGGMLDLAIVGARAAGAMTLLGGPLKLLAAPLTMLVGSVRAARTALVGFAASARIVGIAGASQIALAGLGQGFVGLVNPIGLVRVALVALRLALITTGIGALVVGLAAAGVWIYNNWSGLAAMFTGIGDAIAEKFPALGAAFQPLISAISAIWDTLSSLFGKVQMSDQEWRDMGRRWMTNLLDGLIANVEAVLAWFRDLPSRILATIGSIDIASLVSWPSMPDWLGGGGGGDGATPPATGEQPAKKGKPWRTKGTVSNAATAANDNAGIAGARAAGGAVRAGLNYLVGERGPELVTPTRDGFVHSATDTARMIREKIAGLVGAGRETLSGMLGTSNADAAPNGPTVPDIAGAMARQMAQVSSVANDNAAAAGRGMMDAVQAMRGKLADLAAPFAGGRAPASVASALAPAPPSQPPGQPGAAQGQQAGDRTITIGTIIIKTEGQADARSIANDLKRELEERLAGIQTDTGWAVA, encoded by the coding sequence ATGATCCTCACCTCGGAACTGATCGTCTCGCTGATCGATCAGGTGACGGCGCCTGCGCGCGCCGCTGCCGCCTCGGTCGGACGGCTGAAGGATGCGGCGAAGTCGAACGCCGAGCAGATGGCGGCGATGCGCGGCTCCATGATCGGGGCCGTTGCCGGGGCGGCGGCGCTGGCGACCGCCATGGTGGCGCCGGTCCATTCGGCGCTCGCCTTCGAAAGCGCCATGGCCGACGTCAAGAAGGTCGTCAACTTCGAGACGCCGCAGGCCTTCGCCGACATGAAGAAACAGGTCCTGGACCTGTCGACAGAACTGCCGATGACGGCGACCGGCATCGCCGATATCGTCGCGGCGGCGGGTCAGGCGGGAATGGCGGACCGCGAACTGGCGCAGTTCGCGGAGATGGCGGCCAAGGTCGGCATTGCCTTCGATATCTCGGCGGGGCAGGCCGGCGAAAGCCTTGCCAAGATCAAGACGGCGCTCGATCTCTCGGTCGACGAGACGGGCAAGCTCGCCGACGCGATCAACTATCTCTCCAACACCTCCGCCTCGAGCGCGCCGGACATCCTCGACTTCATGCGAAGGGTCGGCAGCCAGGGCAAGCAGTACGGGTTCACCGCGGCCCAGACGGCGGCGATCGGCTCGGCCATGATCGCGGCCGGCGCGCAGGCGGATGTCGCCGGCACGTCCTTTGCCAATGTCGGCCGGGCGCTCGCGCGGGGCGCGAACGCGACCAAGAGCCAGCGCAAGGCGTTTGCCGCAATCGGCCTCGATGCCAAGAAGGTGGCAAAATCGCTCCAGGTCGACGCCGTCGGCACGCTCAACGACGTGATCGAGCGCATCCGGGCGCTGCCGAAGCATTTGCAGGCCTCGACCATCTCCAGCCTCTTCGGCGACGAGGCGAGGGCCATCGCGCCGCTGATCGAGAATGCGGACCTCTTGAAGAAGTCCCTCGGCGCTGTTGCTGATGAAGCTTCCTATCTCGGATCGGCGCAGGCGGAATACGAGACCCGGGCGGCGACGGCCGGAAACGCGATCCAGCTTCTGCGCAACATCGTGGAGAAGCTCTCGATCTCGATCGGCACGGCGCTGCTGCCGGCGATCGTCGACGTCGTGAAGGCGATCTCGCCCTACATCAGCGCGCTGGCGGACCTTGCGATTGCCCATCCGGTCGCCGTGCAGGCGATCGTGGCCCTCGTCGGCGGATTGGTGGCGCTGAAGATCGCCAGCATCGCCGCGCGCTTTGCCTTCCTCGCCCTCAAGGGCGGCATGCTGGACCTTGCGATCGTCGGGGCGCGAGCGGCCGGAGCCATGACGCTGCTCGGCGGACCCTTGAAGCTGCTGGCCGCGCCCTTGACGATGCTGGTCGGATCGGTGCGCGCCGCGCGGACGGCGCTCGTCGGCTTTGCCGCCTCGGCCCGGATCGTCGGCATTGCCGGCGCCTCGCAGATCGCCCTGGCAGGGCTCGGGCAGGGCTTCGTCGGGCTCGTCAACCCGATCGGCCTGGTGCGGGTGGCGCTCGTCGCCCTGCGCCTGGCGCTGATCACCACGGGCATCGGCGCCCTCGTGGTCGGCCTCGCCGCGGCGGGCGTGTGGATCTACAACAACTGGTCGGGCCTTGCCGCGATGTTCACCGGCATCGGCGATGCCATCGCCGAGAAGTTCCCCGCGCTCGGCGCCGCCTTCCAGCCGCTCATCTCGGCGATCTCCGCGATCTGGGACACCCTGTCCTCGCTCTTCGGCAAGGTCCAGATGAGCGACCAGGAATGGCGCGACATGGGCCGCCGGTGGATGACCAATCTGCTGGACGGCCTGATCGCCAACGTCGAGGCCGTGCTGGCATGGTTCCGCGACCTGCCGTCCCGGATCCTCGCCACTATCGGTTCGATCGACATCGCATCGCTCGTCTCGTGGCCGTCGATGCCGGACTGGCTCGGCGGCGGCGGGGGCGGCGACGGCGCAACGCCTCCGGCCACGGGAGAGCAACCCGCCAAGAAGGGCAAGCCCTGGCGGACGAAGGGCACGGTCTCCAATGCCGCGACTGCAGCCAACGACAATGCCGGCATTGCCGGTGCTCGCGCGGCCGGCGGCGCTGTCCGGGCCGGCCTCAACTATCTCGTCGGCGAGCGCGGCCCGGAACTGGTGACACCCACGCGCGACGGCTTCGTCCACAGCGCGACCGACACGGCCCGGATGATCCGCGAGAAGATCGCCGGACTGGTCGGCGCCGGCCGCGAGACGCTCTCGGGGATGCTCGGCACGAGCAACGCGGACGCCGCGCCTAATGGTCCGACCGTTCCGGACATCGCCGGAGCGATGGCCCGCCAGATGGCGCAGGTCTCGTCGGTGGCCAACGACAATGCCGCGGCGGCCGGGCGCGGCATGATGGACGCCGTGCAGGCGATGCGCGGCAAGCTGGCGGACCTTGCCGCACCATTCGCCGGGGGCAGGGCGCCAGCTTCCGTTGCGAGCGCCCTTGCGCCGGCTCCGCCCTCGCAGCCGCCCGGGCAGCCCGGGGCGGCTCAAGGGCAGCAGGCAGGGGACCGCACGATCACGATCGGCACCATCATCATCAAGACGGAAGGTCAGGCCGATGCCCGGAGCATCGCCAATGACCTGAAGCGCGAACTGGAGGAGCGCCTCGCCGGTATCCAGACGGACACCGGCTGGGCGGTGGCTTAG
- a CDS encoding phage tail protein — MLYILGALVFDTRPFNADSFERSSSADIVAKGTMGGLQTHEFMGEGDEEITLTGRLLPFRTGGLTELEIAREMSRQGTQMPLMRGDGLRLGWYAINALDERHDDLMRGGVGFTVDYRLRLVKTGNSAAISEAGLIVGLLNLFGVI, encoded by the coding sequence ATGCTCTACATTCTCGGTGCTCTCGTCTTCGACACCCGGCCCTTCAACGCGGACAGCTTCGAGCGCTCCTCGTCGGCCGACATCGTCGCCAAGGGAACGATGGGCGGCCTGCAGACGCACGAATTCATGGGCGAGGGCGATGAAGAAATCACCCTGACCGGACGCCTCCTGCCGTTCCGGACCGGCGGTCTCACGGAACTGGAGATCGCCCGCGAGATGAGCCGGCAGGGCACGCAGATGCCGCTGATGCGCGGCGATGGCCTGCGGCTCGGCTGGTATGCGATCAACGCGCTCGACGAGCGCCACGACGACCTGATGCGCGGCGGCGTCGGCTTCACGGTCGACTACCGCCTCCGCCTGGTGAAGACGGGCAACAGCGCGGCCATTTCCGAGGCAGGGCTGATCGTCGGCCTTCTCAACCTGTTCGGGGTCATCTGA
- a CDS encoding tail protein X, with the protein MASQITIRREGRTLDGVLFAEYGVDGRKVLAETLAANPGLAALGPILPLGTVVTIPDLPAQDKAAATEIVTLFS; encoded by the coding sequence ATGGCGAGCCAGATCACCATTCGCCGGGAAGGGCGCACACTCGACGGCGTGCTCTTTGCCGAATACGGCGTCGACGGGCGCAAGGTGCTGGCCGAGACGCTGGCGGCCAACCCGGGCCTTGCCGCGCTCGGCCCGATCCTGCCGCTCGGCACCGTCGTGACGATCCCGGACCTGCCGGCGCAGGACAAGGCGGCAGCGACCGAGATCGTGACGCTGTTCTCATGA
- a CDS encoding phage late control D family protein: MSWQTFWSVTSGAVDISEPLRPYLIDISVTDKAGEASDTCAITIDDTGGNVRMPTEKEPLLVSLNGIPVFSGFVDSVRSSGSRFGGRVLRVQAKGFDPGGKAKQSLHFHMDDTTLKAFLTKAAEKAGFTLKIDEDLGATKRSYWAADGESFLHLGQRLAREFFATFKLRGKQAVFLPRGETVQIATVLGEVGEAEPGNVISWEITPVSTRARYGKTKVRWFDRASGTWKTEEVEHGGAGSGDADEEAVETVRTSAHDADQAKAIAKARKRQAKRNDGLGSVEIDVNPLAQAEGLFVLSGARVGVDGTYRIAAVTHQGNRGGGTTTRLELCEPDI, from the coding sequence ATGAGTTGGCAGACCTTCTGGTCGGTGACCTCCGGCGCCGTCGACATCTCCGAGCCGCTGCGGCCCTATCTGATCGATATCTCGGTGACCGACAAGGCGGGCGAGGCCTCCGACACCTGCGCGATCACGATCGACGACACCGGCGGCAATGTCCGGATGCCGACCGAGAAGGAGCCGCTGCTGGTGTCCCTCAACGGCATCCCGGTCTTCTCCGGCTTCGTCGACAGCGTGCGCTCGTCGGGCAGCCGGTTTGGCGGGCGGGTCCTGCGGGTCCAGGCGAAGGGCTTCGACCCGGGTGGCAAGGCCAAGCAGTCGCTACACTTCCACATGGACGACACGACCCTGAAGGCCTTCCTGACGAAGGCGGCCGAGAAGGCCGGCTTCACCCTGAAGATCGACGAGGACCTCGGCGCCACGAAGCGGAGCTATTGGGCGGCCGACGGGGAGAGTTTCCTGCATCTCGGCCAGCGGCTTGCCCGGGAGTTCTTCGCCACCTTCAAGTTGCGCGGCAAGCAGGCGGTCTTCCTGCCCCGCGGGGAGACGGTCCAGATCGCGACCGTGCTCGGCGAGGTCGGTGAGGCAGAGCCGGGCAACGTCATCTCCTGGGAGATCACGCCAGTCTCGACCCGGGCGCGCTACGGCAAGACCAAGGTGCGATGGTTCGACCGCGCGAGCGGAACGTGGAAGACGGAAGAGGTCGAGCACGGTGGTGCAGGTTCGGGGGATGCCGACGAAGAGGCCGTCGAGACCGTCCGCACGTCCGCTCACGACGCCGATCAGGCCAAGGCCATCGCCAAGGCCCGCAAGCGCCAGGCAAAGCGCAATGACGGGCTCGGCTCGGTCGAGATCGACGTCAACCCGCTGGCGCAGGCCGAGGGGCTCTTCGTGCTCTCCGGCGCCCGCGTGGGCGTCGACGGCACCTACAGGATTGCCGCCGTGACGCATCAGGGCAACCGCGGCGGCGGCACCACGACACGGCTCGAACTCTGCGAGCCGGACATCTGA
- a CDS encoding lysozyme, which yields MKLVEDWRRVAALSLSFWMQIAGIIVLIFPELRFYLTGQDMDPAFLWWLGILLLVAGVIGRLYPQGLSKWREWLRIIAVLIVMALLAFLLAAEVRASPVSEEVTLEIAVPFIAKKEGIRLKAYIPVPGDVPTICAGLTTINGERVKLGMTMTLPDCMREFAKQVRRYRTGLHLYFTSLTVNSRLTPKRDTAYTSLAFNCGIAAIGRSTAVRRLNAGDIRGGCEAITWWNKMGTRILRGLVPRRAEERDMCLAGL from the coding sequence ATGAAGCTCGTCGAAGACTGGCGGCGCGTTGCTGCGCTGTCGCTCAGCTTTTGGATGCAGATCGCCGGGATCATTGTCCTGATCTTTCCGGAACTGCGCTTTTACCTGACCGGCCAGGACATGGACCCGGCGTTCCTGTGGTGGCTCGGCATCCTCCTGCTCGTCGCCGGCGTCATCGGGCGCCTCTACCCGCAGGGTCTGTCCAAGTGGCGCGAATGGCTGCGCATCATTGCAGTGCTCATTGTGATGGCGCTTCTGGCCTTCCTTCTCGCGGCCGAGGTCCGGGCCTCTCCGGTCAGCGAAGAGGTCACGCTTGAGATCGCGGTCCCGTTCATCGCGAAGAAGGAAGGCATCAGGCTCAAAGCCTATATCCCGGTGCCGGGCGATGTTCCGACGATCTGTGCAGGGCTGACGACCATCAACGGCGAGCGGGTGAAGCTCGGCATGACGATGACGCTTCCGGACTGCATGCGGGAGTTTGCCAAGCAGGTGCGAAGGTATCGGACCGGCCTTCATCTCTACTTCACGTCCCTCACGGTCAACTCCCGCCTGACGCCGAAGCGGGACACGGCCTACACGTCACTCGCCTTCAACTGCGGCATCGCCGCTATCGGCAGGAGCACGGCCGTTCGCCGCCTCAATGCCGGCGACATCCGCGGAGGATGTGAGGCGATCACCTGGTGGAACAAGATGGGGACCCGCATCCTGCGTGGTCTGGTTCCTCGCCGCGCCGAAGAGCGTGACATGTGCCTGGCCGGGCTCTGA
- the lysC gene encoding Rz1-like lysis system protein LysC, giving the protein MTRRLTSICALLFLTACGPRLTGLRAPVVETKTVYVGPPDSMLVVPAEPVRDSKDTADLIDQLDGYKGSFAACAANLDQVAAWKASVEASNENETQANN; this is encoded by the coding sequence ATGACGCGGCGGCTGACGAGTATCTGCGCACTCTTATTCCTGACGGCCTGCGGGCCGCGGTTAACCGGCCTGCGCGCGCCGGTCGTTGAGACGAAGACGGTCTATGTCGGCCCACCCGATTCCATGCTGGTCGTGCCGGCCGAGCCGGTTCGCGACTCGAAGGACACCGCTGACCTGATCGACCAGCTCGACGGCTACAAGGGCAGCTTCGCGGCTTGCGCCGCCAATCTCGACCAGGTGGCGGCATGGAAGGCATCTGTCGAGGCGAGCAACGAGAACGAGACACAAGCAAACAACTGA
- a CDS encoding acyltransferase family protein produces the protein MTYNPAFDGLRAFAVLAVVLYHLSDRYMPGGWAGVDVFFVLSGYLITSILDSEIRKTGHISFKNFYIRRFLRLAPAFSVLLLAEIIIILLRGPLEGQIDEVKAIAISALYFMNWNRALDLWPQGDLGHTWSLAMEEQFYILWPMLFVLLPGRKKIFWLLVGLAGVTIWRYYLVALGVDPERTYNGFDTHSDGLLIGCILALWRVPSGLKRFCSAGWWLPAVGLLAIFLFAPHRSAFTQSVGLTVTSLLSAWLVIAAAERGIMARALSFSPIVYLGKLSYGIYLFHFPMVVLASHSPMWMKIGLVAISFLVAIVVYHLVERPVGRFKSAFSVATRKPAIDLDELLLSNRSIAGAPQDRRS, from the coding sequence ATGACTTACAATCCTGCGTTCGATGGTTTACGCGCCTTCGCGGTGCTGGCGGTCGTCCTATACCACTTGTCAGATCGGTATATGCCGGGAGGATGGGCTGGCGTTGACGTATTTTTTGTATTGTCTGGATACCTTATTACTTCAATTTTGGATTCAGAGATTAGAAAAACTGGTCATATCAGTTTCAAAAATTTCTATATCCGACGCTTTTTGAGACTGGCGCCAGCTTTTTCTGTCCTCCTCTTGGCGGAAATCATAATAATTTTATTGAGAGGGCCTTTAGAGGGTCAGATCGATGAAGTGAAGGCGATTGCAATTTCGGCGCTCTATTTCATGAACTGGAATCGCGCACTTGATTTATGGCCCCAAGGAGATCTCGGTCACACTTGGTCTCTTGCCATGGAAGAACAATTCTACATCTTATGGCCTATGTTATTTGTCCTTCTCCCGGGCAGGAAGAAGATTTTTTGGCTTCTTGTTGGCCTCGCGGGCGTTACAATTTGGCGCTATTATCTTGTTGCGTTGGGGGTTGATCCAGAACGTACCTACAATGGCTTTGATACCCATAGCGATGGATTGTTGATAGGGTGTATTCTTGCGCTATGGCGAGTGCCGTCCGGTTTGAAGCGTTTCTGCAGCGCAGGATGGTGGCTACCCGCTGTTGGGCTCCTGGCCATTTTCCTATTTGCGCCACATCGTTCAGCCTTCACTCAATCAGTCGGCCTCACGGTGACGTCGCTTCTTTCAGCTTGGCTTGTCATTGCCGCTGCTGAGCGGGGCATCATGGCCAGGGCACTGTCGTTCTCGCCTATTGTTTATCTCGGCAAGCTGTCGTACGGCATCTATCTGTTCCATTTTCCAATGGTCGTATTGGCCAGCCACAGTCCGATGTGGATGAAAATTGGTCTCGTGGCCATTTCGTTCCTGGTCGCGATAGTCGTATATCACTTGGTTGAAAGGCCAGTTGGCCGGTTCAAGTCTGCTTTTTCGGTTGCGACCAGAAAGCCCGCTATTGATCTCGATGAATTACTGTTGTCAAACAGATCGATAGCAGGAGCTCCTCAAGACCGAAGGTCTTGA
- a CDS encoding acyltransferase family protein — protein MKQATITASRGSIPKNSASSRPEKLLSIQILRGIAALSVFFYHLNEPQQWIGRSASSFFDSGQAGVDIFFVISGFVIFTSTERRSYTPYNFIKDRIIRIAPMYYIFTITYLIAKYMTNTGPFTYQITDFIYSFLFIPYTNSINGQPVPILGVGWTLNYEVMFYAIFSVSLLIKNIETRIIIVSLSFFALIAGRFLLTPTDAFALRVTSPILLEFLAGIVLAYAFNKRRIITAPQGLMAISASLLTFGLAYESLSDLPRTLGYGVPAILLVLGFIACEKHLAKPAFAPLRLVGDASYSIYLTHVIVILCATSILSRHDSMSFSDKASITIITILIGWACYRFIEAPLLRAMRSIIR, from the coding sequence GTGAAACAGGCAACAATCACAGCATCACGAGGCTCCATTCCCAAAAATTCTGCAAGTTCCCGCCCCGAAAAGTTGCTCTCAATACAGATTTTGCGCGGCATCGCAGCATTGTCTGTCTTTTTTTATCACCTAAATGAACCCCAACAATGGATTGGTCGATCCGCCTCCTCATTTTTCGACTCCGGTCAAGCTGGAGTGGACATTTTCTTTGTTATCAGCGGTTTCGTCATCTTCACATCCACGGAACGAAGGAGCTATACTCCATACAACTTCATTAAAGATAGAATAATTCGCATTGCTCCTATGTATTATATTTTCACTATTACTTATCTTATTGCGAAGTATATGACGAATACCGGACCTTTTACATACCAGATCACCGATTTTATATACAGCTTCTTGTTTATACCATATACAAATTCCATTAACGGACAGCCAGTGCCGATACTTGGTGTTGGCTGGACACTGAATTACGAAGTAATGTTTTACGCTATATTTAGCGTCTCCCTTTTGATAAAGAATATTGAAACACGGATAATTATCGTTTCTTTATCTTTCTTTGCTCTGATTGCAGGTCGGTTTCTACTGACACCCACGGATGCATTTGCGCTTCGCGTCACAAGCCCGATACTTCTTGAATTTCTCGCAGGTATTGTGCTGGCTTACGCCTTTAACAAGCGCCGGATAATCACGGCCCCACAAGGACTGATGGCCATTTCAGCTAGCCTGCTAACGTTTGGACTGGCCTATGAGTCGCTATCGGATTTACCGAGGACGCTCGGCTATGGAGTTCCCGCGATACTACTCGTGCTTGGATTCATCGCTTGCGAAAAGCACTTGGCCAAGCCCGCGTTTGCTCCGCTGAGACTTGTTGGCGATGCTTCCTACTCAATTTATTTAACTCATGTAATTGTAATATTGTGCGCAACAAGCATATTATCACGGCATGATTCGATGTCATTTTCTGATAAGGCATCCATCACAATCATAACTATTCTGATTGGCTGGGCATGTTATCGCTTCATTGAGGCCCCCCTACTCCGCGCGATGCGATCCATCATTAGATAG
- a CDS encoding glycosyltransferase family 2 protein, with amino-acid sequence MLTNKLVSVVIPIYNGEKFIKETIECALNQTHKNLEILVVDDGSTDSSRQICQNLSREYPRVKVFQKDNGGVASARNYGIERANGEFIAFLDADDLWHPTKIEKQVAILEGHSPDWAAVYSLSRTIDANGTCISPDLRRIARGYIFASHLALKYIGNGSSLLVRTSVAREVGGFDPSYAAAGIGGCEDFDFELRIAQKYKIDCLAEHLVGYRHYPGNMSSNHGKMARGLSAVVEKFIASSPFLDGYAIRLARGATHLYALDRFIAARDCRSALAALLVAIRNDPTATTLFFRSLLVRAYIFVRRKLGIPSKADKKSAFLKKGLKYTALESYVYDPKAVPNTPLSRFEKLRQIDRLIESRIDTPFRPAGAAASIPT; translated from the coding sequence TTGTTAACCAATAAGCTCGTCTCTGTTGTCATACCTATCTACAACGGCGAGAAATTCATTAAAGAAACCATTGAGTGCGCATTAAATCAAACACACAAGAATCTGGAAATACTCGTAGTTGACGATGGGTCCACTGACTCATCCCGTCAAATATGTCAAAATTTATCCAGAGAATATCCACGAGTCAAAGTCTTTCAAAAAGATAATGGCGGGGTTGCATCCGCCAGAAACTATGGAATAGAGCGCGCCAATGGGGAATTTATAGCCTTCCTTGACGCGGACGATCTTTGGCATCCGACCAAAATCGAAAAACAAGTCGCCATTCTTGAGGGCCACTCGCCCGACTGGGCCGCTGTCTACAGTCTATCGCGGACGATCGACGCCAACGGCACCTGTATCTCGCCGGATCTGCGCAGAATAGCACGCGGCTATATCTTCGCATCTCACCTCGCTCTCAAATACATCGGCAATGGCAGCAGCCTGCTGGTGCGCACATCCGTCGCCCGGGAGGTCGGAGGCTTCGACCCCTCCTATGCCGCTGCGGGCATCGGCGGCTGCGAGGACTTCGATTTCGAACTCAGGATCGCACAGAAATACAAGATCGACTGTCTCGCCGAGCATCTTGTCGGTTACCGTCACTATCCCGGCAACATGTCGTCCAACCACGGCAAGATGGCCAGGGGCCTTTCCGCCGTCGTCGAAAAATTCATTGCCAGCTCCCCTTTCCTCGACGGCTACGCCATTCGGCTGGCCAGAGGGGCGACGCATCTTTATGCTCTGGACCGTTTCATTGCCGCCCGGGACTGTCGGTCGGCGCTTGCGGCGTTGCTGGTGGCCATCAGGAACGATCCCACCGCAACCACGCTGTTCTTCCGCTCGCTTCTCGTGAGAGCCTATATCTTCGTGCGGCGGAAACTCGGGATTCCCTCCAAAGCCGACAAGAAAAGCGCGTTTCTAAAGAAGGGCCTGAAGTACACGGCGTTGGAGAGCTACGTTTATGATCCGAAGGCGGTCCCGAATACGCCCCTCAGCCGCTTTGAAAAGCTGAGACAGATCGACAGGCTGATCGAGAGCCGGATCGATACGCCCTTCCGGCCAGCGGGCGCTGCCGCCTCGATCCCGACGTAA
- a CDS encoding ETC complex I subunit — protein MTARIYKPAKTAMQSGEAKTHRWALDYDPEQPRSVEPLMGWTSSGDMKQQLRLFFETKDEAIAYCQRHGIAYRVIEPQTKTPKRVSYSDNFKFNRKETWTH, from the coding sequence ATGACCGCGCGTATCTACAAGCCCGCCAAGACGGCCATGCAGTCCGGAGAGGCCAAAACCCACCGCTGGGCTCTCGATTACGATCCCGAGCAGCCTCGCTCGGTGGAGCCGCTGATGGGCTGGACCTCCTCGGGCGACATGAAGCAACAGCTCCGTCTCTTCTTCGAGACCAAGGACGAGGCGATCGCCTACTGCCAGCGCCACGGCATTGCCTACCGCGTGATCGAGCCGCAGACGAAGACGCCGAAGCGTGTCTCCTATTCGGACAATTTCAAGTTCAACCGCAAGGAAACCTGGACCCATTGA